The Bacteroidota bacterium region TTTTAATATCTTTTTATTTAATGCTAAATCAAAGTAGTACCGTTCTTTATAGGTTCCCATTACCGAAGGTAATTTTGACCTGTAATAACCTGACAGTTGAAACCCAAAGTCTTTAGGTAGTTTAAAGTTGTTCGATATATTCAAAGTCCATCCTGTTTTGCTGTTGTTAACAAGGTTGTTTTCGTATTCGCCTGATAAATTAGTATAAAAGATATTGCTACTTGAATTAATACTCCACCATTTAAAAGGTTTGTATGTTAATGAAATCTCACCACCTATTAATTTTGCTTTGTCAAGGTTCATAAATGAAACAAACATGGCACTATCATTTGATGCTGATTTAATTCTTGAAATTGCATGGTCAATATTGCGATAATAGATAGAGCCTAAGCCTGAAAACTTATTGAAAACAAAACGGTTTCCAATTTCTATTGAATTCACATATTCGGGTTTTAAATCAGGGTTTCCTTTATGCATGTTTAATATATCTGCGTATTCATCTGAAAATGGATTCAGCATTTTTATAGTTGGTCGATTTATCCTGCGATTGTAGCCTGCAAAAATCGAAAAATGGTTATTTAATTTTCGAGATATATTTAATGAAGGAAAAAAATCAATGTATTCATCTGTACTAATATCGTTTTGACTGTTTGATGTAAGTTCGCTTCTTAAACCTGCTTGAAGCTCAATAAATTTTAATCTTGCCGAAAAACTAAAATATACTGCATGTATCATTTGTATGTAGTTGAATTTATTCGCCAATGCAGTGTTATTTAGCCATTCGCCTGAATTTGTATATATTTCAGAACTGAAATCATTCAGCAAATCCCTTACACTGAAATCATATCCTGTCTCAAAGTTTAATGAATCGTTAAATGGATGTAAGTAATCAAGTGAGAAATCAGTTTGTTTATTAATCTGTTTTGAATATGTGTTTTGTAATTCAGGATTTACATAAGGTAAATCAGGATAGAATTTATTATTCATTACTTGTAACTGGTCAAATAACGAATAATGAATTTTTGACGATAAAAACCGTCCCTTTTTAAAATTATATCTGTAGTTCAGGATTCCGTCAATTGTGTAGTTGTTCAAGTCAATACCAATTTCTTTCAACGATTCGTTTGTTTTCTGTCCTGATTTGGTCAAGGTTTCATAATCTATTGTTCTGTCAGCATTGTTGAATTTTTTCGAACCAATAAGAGAAATCCCGATTTTTTGATTTTTCCTAATCTTATAATCAAAATTGGTGTTCAGAAAAGCGTCATTTAAACTTTCGTCTTGCCTATCGTACTGATAATAATTGAAAGCGTTTGGGTTTTCATAGTTTTCACGTAAATGTTCTTTTGTTTGAAATTTGGTGTTGTGTTTAATCCCAGCATTAATAAAAAAAGCAGTTTTCTCTGTCGTTCCTGAATATCCGATATTTCCTCCAACATTTTCGGAATAACCTCCATTAATCATTAAAGTTGTTTTGTTTTTTCCTGGTTTTCCTGATTTTAAAACGATATTAATAATACCAGACATGCCTTCGGCTTCATATTTAGCAGATGGATTGTTAATCAATTCTACTTTTTCTATTTGGTCAGCCGGGATTTGGTCAAGAGATTTAACCAGTTCTGATTTTTCCCCATTTATCAAAATTATAACCTTATCGCTTCCTCTGTAATTAATATTTCCGTCAATATCAACGTCAACCGAGGGGAGTGTCTGCATCACATCGGTTGCAGTGCCACCGGAAACGGTTGTGTTTTTAGATACATTTACTGTTGTCTTTTCTAATTTTTTTTCAACAAGATTTTTTTCTGCTGTAATTGATATTTCTGATAAAGAAATACTTTTTTGAATGAGAAGAAAATCAAATTTCACTTTT contains the following coding sequences:
- a CDS encoding TonB-dependent receptor, which gives rise to MRKSFRKINLLVFIMVFVSLKFYGAPILGKCEVNGVVKDSISGEGLPFATIRVLTTKDSSFVKGVMTNAEGNYLINDIQTGEYIIIASYMGYHERKIVLNIQSKKVKFDFLLIQKSISLSEISITAEKNLVEKKLEKTTVNVSKNTTVSGGTATDVMQTLPSVDVDIDGNINYRGSDKVIILINGEKSELVKSLDQIPADQIEKVELINNPSAKYEAEGMSGIINIVLKSGKPGKNKTTLMINGGYSENVGGNIGYSGTTEKTAFFINAGIKHNTKFQTKEHLRENYENPNAFNYYQYDRQDESLNDAFLNTNFDYKIRKNQKIGISLIGSKKFNNADRTIDYETLTKSGQKTNESLKEIGIDLNNYTIDGILNYRYNFKKGRFLSSKIHYSLFDQLQVMNNKFYPDLPYVNPELQNTYSKQINKQTDFSLDYLHPFNDSLNFETGYDFSVRDLLNDFSSEIYTNSGEWLNNTALANKFNYIQMIHAVYFSFSARLKFIELQAGLRSELTSNSQNDISTDEYIDFFPSLNISRKLNNHFSIFAGYNRRINRPTIKMLNPFSDEYADILNMHKGNPDLKPEYVNSIEIGNRFVFNKFSGLGSIYYRNIDHAISRIKSASNDSAMFVSFMNLDKAKLIGGEISLTYKPFKWWSINSSSNIFYTNLSGEYENNLVNNSKTGWTLNISNNFKLPKDFGFQLSGYYRSKLPSVMGTYKERYYFDLALNKKILKNKAQLIFKISDVFNTYKFGLDLDAIDDNNFRYSQINRRKNESRYFILSFIYNINGKDQQQKKQKENFFLDDFDK